The window CTGTGCTCCATCGAACCGACCCCAGAAGGTCGCGTGCGTCTGCAGAACTTCTTGAAGAACGTCAAACTTCGCCCCGGTCAAAACCCCGCTTATCTCGAAGCCGGTATGCGACAAGCCTTTGGCCCGCAGCAAATTCTGCTGGGTGGAGTCGCGACCGACAGTCGCTTCGCTCGCACTTTGGTCGCTGCTGACTTCGAAATGAAACGTATCGCGATGGGACTGACTCAGTCGCCCGTCGCTGGTTTGCCTAGCTATCTGGAACTTGCCAAAAACCAAGTCCAATCCAGCGTCAGCACACCGCGATGGTGGATGGCATCCGACTACGAACCAGTCGCCCGTGACGAGGAAGGTCGCGTTTGGAAAATCAGTGGCCAAGGTGTCAAAACGCTGACCGAAGACGACACCTTCGACAAGCAAGGCAATGTTCGCGCAACCGGACGCAAGAATGCTCTGGCCTCCAAGTGGGCCGACATGATGACCGAACAATTCGAAGAACTCTCTCGCGAACGTCCCGTCTTCCGCGATCTTCGCAACGCGATGGATTTGGCGGTCATTGCAACGCTCATCACTCAGCAACAACTCGACCACAAATCGGGAATTGACCTCAGCGTTCTTCGTGGCAACGACTCGCACGTTGAATTGGCCAGCTATGAAATGCCCAAGACACTGGAACCACAGTGCAGCTTCGTCAAAGGCCGTGCTGGATGGACCGTGACCGCTTCGGGTGGCGTCAACGTCAACGCTTTCGCGGTTTCTGAAAACCCAGTCACCGACGAAACGCTCGGCAGCATCGCTGCGGCCAGCGACGCATCATCGCGTTGGTGGTGGGACGGCAAATAAGCTGTCCTCGTGAATCATCCGCTGAAACAAAGCGGATGAATTTCTCTCCGGCGGCCTTCACATGAACGCCGCCCGGGATGTTGCAAACATCTCATCTCTGCGATCGAAAGCACGCCACACCTCTTCTTCGCAAAGTGCTGGCGATATTCGTCCCCGGCAGCATTCATCGACAACGTCATCGCTCGGACACGTTGTTCTGCCGATCCGCAGCGTTCTTCGCCGGAACCGGCCGCACTCGATTTAGTAGCGGGCGTGCGTCAAATCGGCCCGTCGGATGCTGTCCAGAACCATCTGCCGTTTGTTTGCCGATCGTCGCTCAGCCTTCAGGTCGCTCCACGCCACGATAAAGTCTGGCGAAGCGTGAGGGTGCGACCACGCCTTCGTCTGCCAAATAAGCTTCCAAATCCGACGGTTGGCTGATGTCTTCCAGCCACTTCAATTCGTCGCTGGCGGCCAATACGAATGGCGTCAGACGTAGTTCCTCGGCCTTCGCGTGTGCGGCGACCAAACGTTCACGAGCGTGAACGTCCATGCCCGCAACGGGACTACGAGCCATCTGGATACCTTCGTAGAAGTCCGCCTTCATCTTCGCAAACTCGGACCGTTCGCGTCGCAGCTTCCGAAGGGAACGCTGCAACACGGTTTCGGCCGTCTTTGTTTTGCAACTCAGTGCCTGAAGAGCCAACAGACAAACGAATTCAAGGAAGTTGATTCGGATCATTTGCACCCGGTTCAAATCGGTGAGTTGCATCTGCCGAGGCAGCAGGTCCAACTTCGACGCTCCATTGGTAACGTCCGCCGCATACAGGTCATGCAGTACATCTTTGAATTGTTGGACAAACAAGAACGACGTTGCCCCGACCTGCTTCATGCATTCACGCACACGATCCGAAGCCAGATCCATCCGAGCCAAATCATTGTCGGAAAAGAATGCAACCGATGCGTATCCCAACGTGCCCATGATGGTCACAAATTGATCATTGGTCGTCCGACCTTCCGCCTGCATCTCAGCAACGCTCTTTCGAATCTCTGAGATCATTCCGCATTGAAAGAAAGACGCCAATTCGACGTAGGACGTGTGAGCGATTTCGAAGTTCTTGGCGTGCTCACTCAATGCATAGAACTTCTTTGACCTTGCACACGGAGCCAGCGCATCGGCGTAACGACCATCCATCGCCGCATGCCAAGCCAAACCGCTGTTGACGTCAGCGTGCCAGGACGGATCGTCTTCCGGCTTCAAAGCTCCCGACATCCGCTCCAATATCTGCCCGGCTCGTTGACGAGATTTTCCCGGGCTGTAGCAATTGAAGACGGCTTCGCCCACGCCCAACTGCAATCGTTCGCCGGCCGTCCCGAGCAAACGAACTTGCCGAGCGGCGAAGAGCGACCATTCCACCGCGATGTTGTTGTTGATGATGCTGAGCGGGCGTATCAATCGATTGCAGGCTTCGATTTGACTACCTTCTTGCCAAGTGCGGAGTGGCGATGGTTGGTCAAGCAAGCCCGTGAGATCACGCTGCATCGGCAGCAGTCGAATGATCCGCCATATCACCGACAATTTGAACGCCCATTTGGACTTCAACCGTGGCAACCCCAGTTGGTCGATCAATGGTTCCACCAATCGACTCGCATCGCTGAATTCGCCCGACCGGATCAAACACTCAACCCGGTGAAGTTCTTGCTCCACCGAAGCATGGCCGTCCAACAACTTCGCGAGCGCTTCGTGTGTCATCGCTGCGTTGCTGAGCAAACCACTGCGATGCCAAGCGAATGAAGCTTCTTTTAAATATGCGATCCGTTGTTCGCCGTCCGAATGATCCGCAGCGACCTGCAACCACGATGCGACTTCTCGGTGAGCGAACATTTGCTGGGCTTGCTCAGCCGCCAACTTGGCCCACTCCGCCAACGGTTCGTGAGCCTCAGCACGCTGATAGTGCGATGCAATCACGTTGGCAACATCCGGCCGAACGTGAGACAGTGTTTCTGCCCAGTCCAAGTGCAACTGGCGAATATCGGGTTCTGACATTTGGTCCAGAATCCGTTCGCCCAATCGCGAATGCCAGATCTGCACCGTCGGTCCAGACGATTCACCACGGACGATCAACCGACGCCGCTGCAACTCATCCAGGTGATCTTCCAACGAAGACGCATCTTCGTCCCAAACTCGAAGTTCTTCGACCGGCAACTGACGTCCCGCCGCCGCGATTCGTCGTAACAACTGCAACGCCCCCGGCGGCAATTGTTCACACCGACTTTGCCACAGCGTTTCCATCGACGGCACGGTCATGCTGTCGCTTTCTTCGCCGTTCTTTTGAATAGCGTCTGACAACCAACCACCTGGGCGAAGCTCTTCCAGACAGGCGTCGAGCCGATACGGCAACCCGTCAATCTGGCTCGCCAGATCCTTCAGGTGAGCCTCTGGAATTTCCAACTCGTACTTGGAGGCTTCCCGCATCAGCATTTCGATCGCGGTCTCATCGGGCAATGGCCCCAGATTGATCGTCTCATCGGGAAGTGTGATTTGTCGGTCGCCGTCGGTTCGCGATACCGTGATCAATCCCAGTCCCTGCAACTCGGGCGCTTTAGGCCGGTTCATGCTGCCGGATTGCAAATAATCCAACACCGAAATGGTGTCGCGGTCCGCCCACTGCACATCATCAATCACGAAGAACACCGGTCCGTATTCTCGCAAGCGTTCGCAAACCTTCAGTGCGGCTTCCAGACCACCGGGACGTGTTGGCGACGTCTGCAACAGAGGCTGCGATCGATCCACCTCCAACACTTCAGCCAATCCGGGCAGGATGCTGGTCAACACGCTGACGGTGACAGAATCCACTTGCAACGGCTCGCGATCCATCCCGCGAAAACGCATGGTGATTTCATCGGAGATCTGGCTAAAAGCTTGCAGCGGTTTTTGATCGCGTTGCTGACAACGTGCAACGAAGACCTGGGCCCAAGAAAGCGATCGCAATTGAGACAGTGCAACATCCAACAATGTTGACTTGCCAATCCCCGAATCGCCACTGAGGTGCAATCGTTGGACTTGTCCGCC of the Rhodopirellula baltica SH 1 genome contains:
- a CDS encoding DUF1598 domain-containing protein encodes the protein MRLPTLMVAALCLAMTMSSAYAGIGLGTQRSVGGVMIAPDGSVRAATAEEQKEMAQVVRNAMEAPTGELAQAADRRVISLNGLQAKLKEAHESGQHLDTETMFLAGMQRIEYVIVDQENNDILLAGPAEPWMVRPDGHVVGTETGGSVLRLDDLVTAFRSVETARNNGGILCSIEPTPEGRVRLQNFLKNVKLRPGQNPAYLEAGMRQAFGPQQILLGGVATDSRFARTLVAADFEMKRIAMGLTQSPVAGLPSYLELAKNQVQSSVSTPRWWMASDYEPVARDEEGRVWKISGQGVKTLTEDDTFDKQGNVRATGRKNALASKWADMMTEQFEELSRERPVFRDLRNAMDLAVIATLITQQQLDHKSGIDLSVLRGNDSHVELASYEMPKTLEPQCSFVKGRAGWTVTASGGVNVNAFAVSENPVTDETLGSIAAASDASSRWWWDGK
- a CDS encoding serine/threonine-protein kinase, whose product is MSQWEDYTGDEWMRPLASQDTRTKHILDRETQGIKPRPRLQAPPFKAGDTWGEFTLDEWLGSGTHGWVFAARENATEKPVALKILAVEDDPGTTLAKTGFRRMAKLNHRNLMRLHGIHEHDKTVAFSMERIDGVNLTTAIRRWRNEPLDVACEHITEMVRQIGSAIGWMHARELVHRDLKPSNIMVTDDYKRFVVIDYDSAGMFQEHDAESMRAYLIWTPMYVAPEVLVRQRHTPSSDVFSLGMVVLEALRVFSAAQYRREGSLKVESRPTDGSDESLGIRRDKSNEKQDRMLITNAVRGLHPSIPADLLETLDEMLAPDEADRPMAMTLSRLGRPLETMQMTRITDVDSSRVREATQQIRHDELARIHRWSHLVLGGQVQRLHLSGDSGIGKSTLLDVALSQLRSLSWAQVFVARCQQRDQKPLQAFSQISDEITMRFRGMDREPLQVDSVTVSVLTSILPGLAEVLEVDRSQPLLQTSPTRPGGLEAALKVCERLREYGPVFFVIDDVQWADRDTISVLDYLQSGSMNRPKAPELQGLGLITVSRTDGDRQITLPDETINLGPLPDETAIEMLMREASKYELEIPEAHLKDLASQIDGLPYRLDACLEELRPGGWLSDAIQKNGEESDSMTVPSMETLWQSRCEQLPPGALQLLRRIAAAGRQLPVEELRVWDEDASSLEDHLDELQRRRLIVRGESSGPTVQIWHSRLGERILDQMSEPDIRQLHLDWAETLSHVRPDVANVIASHYQRAEAHEPLAEWAKLAAEQAQQMFAHREVASWLQVAADHSDGEQRIAYLKEASFAWHRSGLLSNAAMTHEALAKLLDGHASVEQELHRVECLIRSGEFSDASRLVEPLIDQLGLPRLKSKWAFKLSVIWRIIRLLPMQRDLTGLLDQPSPLRTWQEGSQIEACNRLIRPLSIINNNIAVEWSLFAARQVRLLGTAGERLQLGVGEAVFNCYSPGKSRQRAGQILERMSGALKPEDDPSWHADVNSGLAWHAAMDGRYADALAPCARSKKFYALSEHAKNFEIAHTSYVELASFFQCGMISEIRKSVAEMQAEGRTTNDQFVTIMGTLGYASVAFFSDNDLARMDLASDRVRECMKQVGATSFLFVQQFKDVLHDLYAADVTNGASKLDLLPRQMQLTDLNRVQMIRINFLEFVCLLALQALSCKTKTAETVLQRSLRKLRRERSEFAKMKADFYEGIQMARSPVAGMDVHARERLVAAHAKAEELRLTPFVLAASDELKWLEDISQPSDLEAYLADEGVVAPSRFARLYRGVERPEG